A region of the Bacillus sp. NP247 genome:
CACCCTGTTTTTGCTGTTATACTTGCTATTGTATTTTTAACTTTAGGTGAATTATTTATGTTATTTATGCTGTTTTTACCGAAAACAGAAACAACCTTTATGAAGGCAATGTATAACAATATTGAGATGATTTTAACGTTTGGCGGGGCTATATTTTTTGTGTTTTTATGGATTAAATTTGTTGAGAAAAGATCATTTTCATCCATTGGTTTTTGGAATGAGCAATGGATGAGAAAGTATTTGAGAGGGGCACTATTAGGGTTTATTTTCATTTCGATACCAGTAATTTTACTCGTATTAACAGGAAATGTAAAACTACAAATGCAAGAAATTACGATGACAGCTATATTTGGTATTGCAGGGTCTTTAGTCGCATTTTTAATACAAGGGGCCACTGAAGAAATTGTTGTACGAGGTTGGTTATTCCCAGTTCTTTCTGTTAGAAGTCGTATATGGATTGGGATTGTTGTGACGTCCTTTTTATTTGGTTTTCTTCATTTGCTTAATCCAGGAATTACAATTCTTTCAATATCGAATATAATATTAGTTGGTGTATTTGCAGCTTTTTACGTTCTAAAGGACAGTAGTCTTTGGGGGATTTGTGCATGGCATTCCATTTGGAATTGGGCACAATATAACGTCTATGGCTTTGCTATTAGTGGAATGACGATATATTCAACACCGCTATTTAAACCTGTAACAAATGGCAATGAAGTCCTTCATGGAGGCTCATTTGGGATTGAAGGTAGTATTATTACAACAATAATGCTTTCTATCGCTTCAATTGTTTCATGGAGACAGTTATGGGGGAGAAGAGCGAAACAACGAGATTTTAGTTAATAAAAGTGGGGGAAACTATGGGGATTATAGCGTTTGAGGGAGCGAGTGCTGTTGGGAAAAGCACAACATGTCGTGAACTAGAAAACAATTATGGAGCATTCATTATACCTGAAGTGAATTTTTTATTTGAAAGACCAAAAAATGAACATAGAACATGGTATTTTGAAAAACAAGTAGAGCGCTGGAATATAGCAGTGGAAAAGTCGCAGCAATATGAATTAGTAATACTTGATGGATATATATATTAGCCACTTAGTTATAATTGGTGTTTTCATTTTGATATATTTAATCAACCATTATCTTTAATAGAAAATTTTTATAAAGAAAAGTTGATAAATAGGGAAATTGGTTTTCCAGATCAATATTTTTATTTGTACACGAATGATGAAGAACTTAGAAAACGGAAAGAATTTGATGAGACGAGAAGCAGAAGAAACTTTGAAAAACATTTACATATATCAAAACCGTTGCGGCGTTATTATGAAAATTTAAATACCGTCACAGACGGGTACTGTAAATTGATTGAAGCAAAAAGTATAAAGTCGAATGAATTAGAAATTGTGAAAAGTTTAAACAGCTTAAACGTATGTGAAGATAGACGTTTTGATGTTTCGAGGTTAGATGCAATTATGGAGTGGTTACAAGAACATCGTGCATAGTATGAAAACAACGAGTGTCATAAATGGCACTCGTTGTTTTTTATGCATATGTAAAATTCGAATTATATATTATTTTTAAAATTTGTAAGTTTGCTGTTTCATTTTTTTTAATAGCGTTTGTATATTTAGGTAAGAAAAGTTGAGAAGGATAAACTGGTAGTTCACCACAAATATCAATTCCATAAACAGATTTATTCATAATGAGAGTATGAATAGATTTTAAAAGTTTAGGTAGTTTCATATGTCCTTGATCCCAATTTGTAATAGTTACTTTTGGATCTAAAACGTCTTTATCAACACTTACATGTATTATTTCTGTATGAATATGTGAAAGGAGTGTATATACGGATATTTCATGGGATATGTCTATCGGGAAAACTTCTACGCATGAACAATCATTAGAGTGAATTGTTAAAGAAGAAGGACCAATAATAATTACTTTCTTTAATTTATGATTATTTTGAAGAGCAAACGATACCCATGACCCACAGGAAATAAGAGTTTGTTTATTCATTCCTTTTAAGTTCATATCAGTATGATGGTCAAATAGTATAAGGCTAAATGATTTTTTAATTTCTTCTAGTAATAAATAAGATACATAATGATAATTTCCAGAACCAATAAAAGTAATTCCTTTTTATATGCATTAAAGAAGGGTTTTCACAATACAGATTTGAGTGCTCTAAATGAGTAAAATCAATATCTTCATGAGAATAAGAATGTAGTTTATCTTGTAATAAATACGTATCATCAAAGTTTAAAAATGTTAAACCGTTATACAATAAACTCATATTTATTCATCTCCTTTAAATATTAGGCTAACATTTATTTTTATAAACTTAAAATGAAATGCTTAAAGTAGAATTTGCATTTGAAAAAGAAGGTATTTTTAGACAGAATAATCTTTCAATTTACAAAGAAAAGAAATACAATATAAGGAAATATACATATGATTTAGGAAATAGTAATCATGTAATAGAGTTATCTAGTATTTACGGTAACTGGTAGTAAGGTTCAAAATCAAGCTGGGATAAAGAAGTTAGGTGGGAGATCAATCGCCTGTATAAGGTAGATTAGTTCAACTAGTATTTATTGTATCAAGTATAATTTTTGAAGGGGGAATAAATGAAAACATGAAAAAGATTATAATTTCAGATCTTGATGGGACTTTATTAAGAAGTGATAAAACAATTTCAGAGAAATCTATTAATATTTTAAGGGAGTGCAAAAATAATGGAGACGAACTAATTTTTGCTACGGCAAGGCCTCCAAGAGCTATAAACCAATATATTCCCAACGTGTTAAAGAATGAGATTATTATTTGTTATAACGGAGCGCTTGTTCTTAAAGGTAATGATATTTTATATGAAATGAAAGTTTCTAAAAATAACGTTTTAGAGATTATAGAAATAGCAAAAAAATATAATCTCCATCAGATTTGCCTTGAAATAAATGATAAACTGTACTCAAATTTTGATGTTACTGATTATTTCGGTAATGTACTGTGTGAAGTTATGGATATTAGAGAGTTGAACTTTGAAAAAGCTTCGAAAGTAATAGTTTGTACGAAAGGACCAATAAATGAGGATTTCACTAAAGAATTGCCTATTGAGTGCAATGCAGTCATTACAGATGACGGAACATTGTGTCAAATCATGCATGCAGAAGTTTCGAAGTGGAATAGCATTCAACATGTTCTACAGCATCTAAATCGAGACGCATCTGAAGTGATTGCATTTGGAGATGACTACAATGATATGGAAATGATAGAGAAGTGTGGGATTGGTGTAGCGATGAGTAATGCTGTTGAGGAATTAAAATCAGTTGCTAAATTTATTGCGAAAAGTAACGATGAAGATGGCGTTGCTACATTTTTGGAAAGTAATAGTTATATTTATATTAATTAGTATGAAAAAAATATGCTACACCTGCTTTTAATAGATAGAAATTATGAAAAGGGATATTTGGGAGGAAACAAGCGAGATGAAAACACTATTTAAAATAATCGGTATTATAGCTGGTATGGCAGTAATTGGAGTAGGTTTAACATATGGTATGCTGTATTATTTAAATAATAGTAAACCAGCTGCGAAAAAGACAACACCAGCAGCTCCCGCAATAGAAGTGTTAGCTGATATTAATGTAAAAGCAGAAGAGGCGAAGCTTTTAGAAAATGGCAATCATTCATTACCAAATAGCGGTTTTAATAAAAATTTTAAATGGACAGATGAGCACATACAGACAGCATTACATGAAATGGCACATCAAAAAACGAAAGCCGATCAAAAGTGGGGCTATATTTTTATCACACAAGAACGTATTGAAAGTTTAATTGATATTGTAAAGAGCAATGATCTTGTACAGGGAAGTACATATGTTGACATTTTAGAACGATGGAAACAAGGAAAATATGAAAAAGTCGATGCGGATCACAATAAGATTTGGAAATTGCAAAGTGGGAACTTAGGAGAAGGGAAAGGAATAATGTCAGAAGCAGAACAAAAAGAATTAATTAATCAAGTGTTTATGCAAAAAGGTACATATTCGGGTAGCAAATTAATTGCAGGTGGGGGACAGGCTAATAAATAATATACTTAGCAATGAAAGAGAGTAAGTGCTTTTTAGGCAGTTACTCTTTTTTGTATGCACTTTTTTAATATTTTTAGTCTCGCTCTAGTAAGGAAAGAAACGACTGTAGTACCGGGGAGATCCATCTAGATTTATGATAGATTACATGACTTTGAATAACGGCTGGAGTTTCGATAGGCTGAAAACATAGTTGTTCTTTTTGACAACTTTCTTGTACAACAATATAAGGAAGAATTGAAATGCCTAACTCACACATAACGGATTGTTTAATTACTTCAACATTGGAAGTTTCAAATGTTTTATCTGGAATATTCCCGCTTTGATGTAAAAAACGATCTACCATCGGTCTATAGCCACAGCTTTGTTCTGTAAAAATAAACTGGGTGTCCTGTAATAACTGGAATGGATTTGCGTGTGCAGAGGAATAAGCCGGTAAAATCCATCCAAATGTTTCATTACTAAAAGTACGTGTAATCAAATCATTATGTTCTATACTTTCTCCAATTAGGAAGATAACATCGCTTTCTCCTTCACGTAGCTTTTTCATTGCTTGCTCGTTTGTATTTGTTTCAAGAACGATATTCACTTTCGGATTTTCTTGTTTGTAAGTACGTAATAATTGTGGTAACCGGTACACTGCTAATGATTCGTTAGATGTAATCGTTAATGTTCCCTCTAAATCATCACTATTTTGAGGGATTTCTTGCGCTTTTTCATAAATAGCAAGTAATTCTAATGCATACGGATGAAATTGATGACCCGCTTTTGTAAGAAGTACTTTTTTGCCTAATCGATCGAAAAGAGGAATGTTTAAATCATTCTCTAATGCTTTCATATGCGTTGTTACAGTAGATTGGGCATAACCTAACGCATGAGCAGCTTTGGAAAAACCGCTGTGCTTAACAATGGCACAAAATGTTTTAACATGTCTCATTTCCATAAATGATACCTCTTTTATTATCATGATTTGTGAATGATTATATCATGTATTTCAATTTTTCAAATGAATAAATTTCTTTTAGAATGAAGTTGTGAAGAAATTTATTCAAGCGATATTGGAGGAGAAAAGATGATTGAAAAGGGCTATCATGTAGCTGTTGTTGGGGCTACAGGTGCAGTAGGGCAGAAAATCATTGAACTGTTAGAACAAGAAACAAAGTTTAATATAGCTGAAGTTACATTACTTTCGTCAAAACGGTCCGCTGGTAAGGTAGTGCAATTTAAAGGACGAGAGATAATTATACAAGAGGCAAAAACAACTAGTTTTGAAGGTGTAGATATTGCCTTTTTTAGCGCTGGGGGAGAAGTTTCTAGACAATTTGCCAATCACGCAGTCTCTAGTGGCGCAGTCGTAATTGATAATACAAGTGAATACCGAATGGCACATGGTGTACCTCTCGTTGTTCCAGAAGTAAATGCGAACACATTAAAGGAACATAACGGTATTATTGCAGTTCCGAATTGTTCAGCATTACAGATGGTAACAGCTCTTCAGCCAATACGAAAATCATTTGGTATAGAACGAATTATCGTTTCAACGTATCAAGCTGTATCAGGCTCAGGAATCCATGCGATTCATGAATTAAAAGAACAGGCTAAATCAATGCTTGCAGGTGAAAAGTTTAAGAGTACTATATTACCAGTGAAGAAAGATAAAAAACATTATCCAATTGCGTTTAATGTACTACCACAAGTAGATATATTCACAGATAATGATTTCACATTTGAAGAAGTAAAAATGATTCAAGAAACGAAGAAAATTTTTGGAGACCAAAACTTGAAAATGGCAGCTACTTGTGTGCGTGTTCCAGTTGCATCAGGACATTCAGAATCGGTTTATATTGAACTTGAAAAAGAAGCAACTGTTGCAGAAATTAGAGAAGTGCTGCTGAATGCACCAGGTGTTATATTACAAGATAATCCTAGTGAACAGCTGTATCCAATGCCATTATATGCAGAAGGGAAAATAGATACATTTGTCGGGAGAATTAGAAAGGATCCTGATATGCCAAACGGATTCCATCTTTGGATCGTTTCCGATAATTTATTAAAAGGTGCGGCTTGGAATTCAGTTCAAATCGCAGAGACGTTGGTGGAAAAGGAGATTATTTAGTATAGAAATACACATGTATTATAAGAACTAGGAAACTAATGATTATAAAAGTATCCTAGTTCTTATTTTAGTGAGAATTTAATATAAATTAGTTTTTATAGTATTTTTATAAATATCCACTTTATTCGCAGAAAATATTAAAGTTGTAGGTTCTTCATTAATAGTAAGATTTATATGAATTGTTAAAGGTAGTTCAAGTTTTTTTACTACATCTTCTATAGCAATATACTCATCTTCTATTTCGTTATAATAAACAACAGAACTAAGGAATACCTCGTCATTTTCAATATTAATTTCACACATCATAGAGAATTTCTCGCCATTATGTAAGAGTAATTTGCCTAGTACTATTGAGCCGTTTAACTCTTCTGTAAAATTAGAAGTTGCCGCTGGTTTCACCCATGTTTCATCATGTTCTTCGTTTTCTTCTTCATCTATTGCCCATTCCCATATTGGGTTTTGTTTTAGGTCCTCAATAGTTAATTCATCAATTGGTTTGCAATTACTCATAAATATATTCTCCTTTTGTTCTGATAAGTAAGTTTCTTAATTTCATGAACTAGATGATTGCTTATAAATGGGTTCAATAGAGTGTGTTGCTCATTTGATATCAAACTAATTTATTACGGAAATCTGCTATTACGGTAATATTAACAAGGTTTTAATTAGCTAGCAAATAATTATTAGTTGAGATTTTTCAAAAGGGATGATGTGAAGGGAAGATAGTGAAAAACATCAAGAATGAATAAAGTTCATTTGGTATGATATGGATATATTCATTGTGAGGGGGAATTATAATGTATAAAGTAAAAGGGTATTTTTCATCATTAAAAGGAAGCCATTATGAAATTGGAAAGCAGCAAGGGGAATTTGTAAAAAATCATCTGTACCTCATTCCACAATTTATGCAGGAAGAACATTTAATATTGGATAACCATTGGACAGAATCTAGAAAAATACTAAATAAATATTGTCCAGGAATAAATGAAGAAATTGAAGGCTTTTGTGAAGTGTTAAAAATTCCTTTTAAAAATATGATGTATTATTATCAAACACTATTAAAAGCAGGTTGTAGTCATTGTGCAGTATTGCCTAAAAAAACTGATTTAGAGCATACATATGTATTAAGAAATTATGATTTATCACCAAAAATTGATGATATGCGTTTTTGTTCGACGCATGTTGAAGGTGCGTATGCACATAGTGGTTTTTCTACTCAATACTTTGGCCGGACAGAAGGAGTGAACGAGCATGGATTATCTGTTACATTTTCAGCATGTGGCCAACCGGTAGGAAATATTGAAGGGTTAAGAAAACCAAAGGTAAATGGATTACAATGTTTTGCGGTAATCCGGGTATTATTGGAGAAATGTAAAAATGTTAAGGAAGCTATATCGTTAATAAAAGATCTGCCTATTGCAAGTAATATTAATATTATTGTAGCTGATCCTTTAAATGCAGCACATATTGAAATATTTGACGGATATAAATCCATAACAACGATTGATGATGACAATCAAGCTTTTATCGTATCAACAAACCATGCAGTTAGTTCATCTATTCAGAAATTAAATAATAGGAAATTAGAACAGTCTACAAAGAGATATCACATTTTACATGAACATTTAAATCGAAATGAAAAGTTGAGCATGGAGTCTTTAAAAGGATTAGTAGAAGAAGAATATCCTGTAGGGCTGACTGTACATAATTATGAAGAATGGTTTGGGACTTTGCATTCTGTATTATTTGATTTACAGGATTGTACAATGAATATTTGTTTCGGATCGCCACTTTTAAATGATTGGTATTCATTGAAAGTAGGAGAAAGTCTTCCGTTTATTGAGGTGAATGTGAATTTTACAAATAAAGCTTATGCTGACTTTTGGAGAGAAGAGAAAAATGATTTGATTCCTAAAAGGTAAAAAGGTACGTAGGAATAAGATGGTAACATGAAATGGAGTGGAAATATATTGGAGGGGATGTCATTGTTGGAAGGTATATTACCAATTGTTATTATTTTTGTTCTGGTTATCTCAATTTATGTTACTTATCAAAAAAGAAAAAAAGCGGGGATAAAAGGGTTAAAAAGTTCATTAACTTCTATTTGTTGTTTTTTAATTGCAATCTTAAATTTGTTTGCATATTGGCTTCATTTTGGCGGTGTTTTTACGTGGCTAGTCTCAATTGTATTGTTGCTAGTGGGGGCGTATTTTACAAAGTATATTCCAATCTCAAAAAAGGTGCACTAAAATTTATACGAGTTTATATGTAATGTTATATTTCATTATGAAAAGAGATTATTCTACTAGGTCGTTATGAAACGGTTTTAT
Encoded here:
- a CDS encoding CPBP family intramembrane glutamic endopeptidase; protein product: MQNKQFKIIEAAKDGRRKVHPVFAVILAIVFLTLGELFMLFMLFLPKTETTFMKAMYNNIEMILTFGGAIFFVFLWIKFVEKRSFSSIGFWNEQWMRKYLRGALLGFIFISIPVILLVLTGNVKLQMQEITMTAIFGIAGSLVAFLIQGATEEIVVRGWLFPVLSVRSRIWIGIVVTSFLFGFLHLLNPGITILSISNIILVGVFAAFYVLKDSSLWGICAWHSIWNWAQYNVYGFAISGMTIYSTPLFKPVTNGNEVLHGGSFGIEGSIITTIMLSIASIVSWRQLWGRRAKQRDFS
- a CDS encoding HAD family hydrolase produces the protein MKKIIISDLDGTLLRSDKTISEKSINILRECKNNGDELIFATARPPRAINQYIPNVLKNEIIICYNGALVLKGNDILYEMKVSKNNVLEIIEIAKKYNLHQICLEINDKLYSNFDVTDYFGNVLCEVMDIRELNFEKASKVIVCTKGPINEDFTKELPIECNAVITDDGTLCQIMHAEVSKWNSIQHVLQHLNRDASEVIAFGDDYNDMEMIEKCGIGVAMSNAVEELKSVAKFIAKSNDEDGVATFLESNSYIYIN
- a CDS encoding PRK06770 family protein — its product is MKTLFKIIGIIAGMAVIGVGLTYGMLYYLNNSKPAAKKTTPAAPAIEVLADINVKAEEAKLLENGNHSLPNSGFNKNFKWTDEHIQTALHEMAHQKTKADQKWGYIFITQERIESLIDIVKSNDLVQGSTYVDILERWKQGKYEKVDADHNKIWKLQSGNLGEGKGIMSEAEQKELINQVFMQKGTYSGSKLIAGGGQANK
- a CDS encoding LysR family transcriptional regulator → MEMRHVKTFCAIVKHSGFSKAAHALGYAQSTVTTHMKALENDLNIPLFDRLGKKVLLTKAGHQFHPYALELLAIYEKAQEIPQNSDDLEGTLTITSNESLAVYRLPQLLRTYKQENPKVNIVLETNTNEQAMKKLREGESDVIFLIGESIEHNDLITRTFSNETFGWILPAYSSAHANPFQLLQDTQFIFTEQSCGYRPMVDRFLHQSGNIPDKTFETSNVEVIKQSVMCELGISILPYIVVQESCQKEQLCFQPIETPAVIQSHVIYHKSRWISPVLQSFLSLLERD
- a CDS encoding aspartate-semialdehyde dehydrogenase: MIEKGYHVAVVGATGAVGQKIIELLEQETKFNIAEVTLLSSKRSAGKVVQFKGREIIIQEAKTTSFEGVDIAFFSAGGEVSRQFANHAVSSGAVVIDNTSEYRMAHGVPLVVPEVNANTLKEHNGIIAVPNCSALQMVTALQPIRKSFGIERIIVSTYQAVSGSGIHAIHELKEQAKSMLAGEKFKSTILPVKKDKKHYPIAFNVLPQVDIFTDNDFTFEEVKMIQETKKIFGDQNLKMAATCVRVPVASGHSESVYIELEKEATVAEIREVLLNAPGVILQDNPSEQLYPMPLYAEGKIDTFVGRIRKDPDMPNGFHLWIVSDNLLKGAAWNSVQIAETLVEKEII
- a CDS encoding C45 family peptidase, whose amino-acid sequence is MYKVKGYFSSLKGSHYEIGKQQGEFVKNHLYLIPQFMQEEHLILDNHWTESRKILNKYCPGINEEIEGFCEVLKIPFKNMMYYYQTLLKAGCSHCAVLPKKTDLEHTYVLRNYDLSPKIDDMRFCSTHVEGAYAHSGFSTQYFGRTEGVNEHGLSVTFSACGQPVGNIEGLRKPKVNGLQCFAVIRVLLEKCKNVKEAISLIKDLPIASNINIIVADPLNAAHIEIFDGYKSITTIDDDNQAFIVSTNHAVSSSIQKLNNRKLEQSTKRYHILHEHLNRNEKLSMESLKGLVEEEYPVGLTVHNYEEWFGTLHSVLFDLQDCTMNICFGSPLLNDWYSLKVGESLPFIEVNVNFTNKAYADFWREEKNDLIPKR